One stretch of Akkermansia massiliensis DNA includes these proteins:
- a CDS encoding tetratricopeptide repeat protein, producing the protein MDIKDIKRAMDNMPMGDGSAFAEISVGPAKHEQFLDEHYGKVALVVLLCVLGAAGWIIYNGMQDSMERKAGAALVAAMPESPATGEISLNEQGLQQVVADFDDSRAAVTATYLQAVALWNAGKEDEGVARMKAFIDSAPTEEWKAQASVTLACRLMNRGKADEADGLFRSVVDAGDPTFSGFATMCLGDIARAKKDNAAAGAFYRELAEKFPSSAFVLQRGGYLLRKSLFDIQSPVRIEPAAEQK; encoded by the coding sequence ATGGATATCAAGGATATTAAACGGGCCATGGACAACATGCCGATGGGCGACGGAAGCGCGTTTGCGGAAATCTCCGTCGGTCCGGCCAAGCATGAACAGTTTTTGGATGAACACTACGGAAAGGTTGCGCTGGTCGTGCTGCTGTGCGTTCTCGGAGCCGCCGGATGGATCATTTACAACGGCATGCAGGATTCCATGGAAAGAAAGGCAGGCGCCGCGCTGGTGGCCGCCATGCCGGAATCCCCCGCTACCGGGGAAATCTCCCTGAATGAACAGGGGCTTCAGCAGGTGGTGGCGGATTTTGACGATTCCCGCGCCGCCGTCACCGCCACCTATCTTCAGGCGGTCGCCCTGTGGAACGCCGGCAAGGAGGATGAAGGCGTAGCCAGGATGAAAGCTTTTATTGATTCCGCTCCCACGGAGGAATGGAAGGCCCAGGCTTCCGTTACCCTGGCATGCCGCCTGATGAACCGCGGGAAGGCGGATGAGGCGGATGGCCTGTTCCGTTCCGTGGTGGACGCGGGGGATCCCACTTTTTCCGGTTTTGCCACCATGTGCCTGGGGGACATTGCCCGGGCGAAGAAGGACAATGCCGCCGCGGGAGCCTTTTACCGTGAATTGGCGGAAAAGTTCCCGTCCAGCGCGTTTGTCCTCCAGCGCGGAGGCTACCTGCTGCGCAAGAGCCTGTTTGATATTCAGAGCCCCGTCCGCATCGAACCCGCTGCGGAGCAGAAATAA